A window of Candidatus Poribacteria bacterium genomic DNA:
TCGCCGGAGTACCAGTGGCAGGAGTTCATCCACACCCATCGAGAGAGCGTCACGTCACGCAGGATGTCGAAACTACCGACGGCGATGCGCTCTGTGTACGGAACGTACTCCGGGCCCCGCTCGATGCGCAGGTCGTAGGTTCCCCCTGGAAGGTCTGCTTCGAACCCGCCCTCGGCGAGGAAATGCCGCTCCTCCGAACGCTCAAAGAGGACATGGGGAGACTCCGGCGCTCGAAGCGTCCCGGCGGCGTCCGTCAGATACGCGCGGAACGCGAGCGGATGCCGCGTGATGTTCTCGCGGACACGGACCGTGAGACGGGGCATGCGGGACCTCCACGTGAAGACAGAGGTTACCCGGTTCCCGCGCGCCCGGCAATTCCTTGACAGCCTGCCGGCCCGGTGCGACGATACCTCGAGATGTCACGCGAGGAGGGTTCCACGCCATGCTGAGGCAGATCGCCGTTGCGCTCGAAGAATACGATGGATTGCCCGTGCCGATCCAGGGACGACTGCTGAACGATCTAACCGCTGATTGCGCGGCAGCGATGGGGATCGGCGAGATCGCCGTGATCGGCGACCGGAAGATCATCGCCAACGTGCGCGGTTCGCTGCGGGAGACCGGGCGCGGCATCGTCGGCGTGTCGTTCGGGCCCCACACGATCCGCATCGACTTCGAGCAGCTTCGAGTGGCAGACGACGGGTACGAGCAGCTTCGGCAGTTGCTCGCGCACTTCGATATGGACGGCGACGGCAGCTACATCTGGTTCGTGCCCGACGGATACATGGCGAGCCTGTCCGAGGTCGAGAAGGTCTGGGAGAAGCACGGCGGCGGCTACTTCTCGCATGAATCGATCTGCGTGCTGAACACGGCGTCCCGACCGACCGACTGCATCCTGGAAGCGTTCTACGAGGACACGAGCCTGAAGCCGGTGTCGGCTCGCTTCACGGTTCAGCCGAAGCAGTCCGTTCACTATCGTCTGGACAAGCTGACCGCTGCCGACGGCAGCCCTCTGATCCGCAAGGACGCGCCGACGAGCTACAAGCTGACGAGTCTGCACACGCGCGTGATCGTCCAGGCGTCGCGGATCCTGACGTCGGGTCGGAGCTCCGAGTTCGGCAGCTTCGGCACGACGATGGCGTGGACGCCTGGCGGTTGATCGGCGCGGCAGAACCCGCGAGCCAAGTCACAGCCCCTAGATGCTCGGACGCGATGATGTCGCATCGCCCGCCGGCTCTACCGACTCGCTGGAGGATCCGGCACCAGACGGTCGTTCCCTTCGCCGCGCTCATCGTGCTGACGATTGGTCTGACTGCCGCTGCGACCATCGTCCTCCTGAACCGGTACGCCGACCGCAGCATCGACCAAGCCCTGAGCCGGATGCTCCGGATGGTGACCACGACCGGCAGCATCTTCGACGCGGCGATGCAGGCGAACATCAAGGAGACGCTTGGCGCGGATGTCATCACGTCCGACGCCGACGGCACGATCGTGTCGACGACCCTGCCCGGCGCGGACTGGGACCCAGAGACCGGTCGGCAGATTCATGCTCTGATCCGCGCTGAAGCCCCTCCGAGCTCCTCTCCACGAACTGTCGAAGTGCAGGGCATGACCTATCGGGTTCTGCGGGGATCCGTCCGTCGAGGCGGGCAGATCGCCTTTGTCACGCTCCTGATGCCGCTCTCGGAGGTCAACCGGACGAAGCGTCAGGTCGCTTGGGCGGTCGTTGCCATTGCCTCGGTCGGCATTGTGCTGTCGGTCGTCGTCGGGTCTGCCATCGCCCGCACGATCACGACGCCCATCGAAAGACTCGCGTCCGCGACGCGCGAGCTTGCCGACGGCAACTGGCAGAGCGCGCCAGAGGTTCGCGGCGCGGGAGAGGTCGTCGAACTCGCCAGCGCGTTCGGTGACATGACCGAACGCCTGCGCCACGCACGCGAAGAGCTCGTCCAGGCGGAGCGCTTGGCGACTGCGGGTCAGCTCGCGGCGACGTTCGCGCACGAGGTGCGCAACCCCCTGTCGGCGATCAAGCTGATGCTGCAGCTCGCGGCGGAATCGACGGACGACGAGACCATCGTTCCGTACATCCGCAACAGTCTGGAGGAGGGGGATCGGCTCAACGGGATCGTCGAGGGAATGCTCGACTTCTCGCGTCCGGCTCCATTGACCAAGCTGCCGTGCGACCTCGCCGACGTCGTCGAGCGCGAGTACCGCATCGTATCGGAGCGTTTCGCGGATCGACCGATCCGGTTCGCGTGCGATGTGCGGAATCGTCCGCGCGTTGTCGTCGACGCCCACGCAGTCGGGCGCGCCATTGCGAACCTGCTGGTCAACGCGGTCGAGGCGCAGCCGGACGGCGGAGAGGTGAGCGTCTCGCTGGATACCCAGTCGGCGTCGTGCGTTGTCGAGATCGCCGACCGAGGCCCTGGGATCGAGCCGGACGTAGCGCGCGAGCTCTTCCGACCGTTCTTCACGACGAAGGCTCGAGGCAGCGGGCTTGGGCTCGTGACGTCCAGACGATGCGTCGAGCTGCACGGCGGGTCGTTGCGGGTCGAGAACCGACCGGACGGCGGCGCGCGAGCTCTTCCGACCGTTCTTCACGACGAAGGCTCGAGGCAGCGGGCTTGGGCTCGTGACGTCCAGACGATGCGTCGAGCTGCACGGCGGGTCGTTGCGGGTCGAGAACCGACTGGACGGCGGCGCGCGAGCCGTCATCGAGCTGCCCATCGAGGGTGTGCCTTGAAGACCGTACTGGTCATCGACGACGAGACGCGCACCACCTGGGCGTTCGAGAAGTTCCTGTCCGGGGATGGCTACCGCGCGTTGACGGCGAACACGGCGGCGGAGGGCATCGAACTCGCCCGGTCGGAGAGCCCGGACGCCGTCATCTGCGATCTGCGGCTCCCCGACATGAGCGGCATGGATGTCCTGCGGCGCGTGCGGGACCTGCTGCCGAACGCCATCATCATCATCATGACGGCGTACGGCACGGCGCAGACGACCATCGAGGCGATCCAGCACGGGGCGTTCGATTATCTCACCAAACCGCTGGACCTGGCGCGCCTGCGAGAGGTTCTGACGCGAGCGGCGCAGGCTCAGCAGGCGCGTGCGCACTCAGCGACCAACGACGTCGAAGCGCCGAGCGAGGCTTTACCCGCCGTGACACTGGTCGGCGAGAGCCCCGCCATGCTCGACGTCTACAAGCTGATCGGCATGCTGACGACCACGCGCGTCACCGTGCTCATCGAGGGCGAAAGCGGCACGGGCAAGGAGCTCGTCGCCCGTGCGATCCACGCGAACAGCCCTTCGCGCGCGAAGCCGTTCACAGCGGTCAACTGCGGAGCCCTGGCGGAGTCACTCTTGGAGAGGGAGCTGTTCGGTCACGAGCGCGGCGCGTTCACCGACGCCAAGGAGCAGTCGATCGGCAGGATCGAGGCGACGCAGGACGGCGCGCTGTTCCTCGACGAGATCGGCAATACCTCGCCTGCCTTACAGGTGAAGCTGCTACGCGCCCTGCACGAGCGGGAGTATCAGCGCGTCGGGGGCACGCAGACGCTTCCGGTTCGTGCCCGCATCATCGCGGCGACCAACGTCCCGCTGGACATTGCGGTGCGAGAGGGGAAGTTCCGCCGCGATCTCTACTACCGATTGAAGGTCGTCTCGGTCAATCTGCCGCCTCTGCGCGAGCGCCGCGCCGATATCCCGCTGCTGGCGCAGCACTTCCTGCGACGCATCGCCGATGAGATGGGACAATCCGTCAGCGCGATCGACGGCGACGCCATGGCGCTGCTGATGGCATGCCCATGGTGGGGCAATGTGCGCGAGCTCGAGAACGCGCTGCGGCGGGCGCTCGTCTTCAGCCGTGGCGGCGTGATCCTGTCGCACCACCTGCCGCCTGAGGTCCGGGAGCCGGTTCCCGGGCAGGAGGTCGAGGGCACGCACGCGGCGTTCCGGGCTGAACTCGCAGCCGTGGCGCGACGGACCGAGCCGGGGCAGGTCTACCGCGACGTCCTCGCGCTCTTCGACCGGGCGATGATCGAGTACGGGCTCCATGCGGCACGTGGGAACCAGGTTCGCGCCTCGCGCTTGCTTGGGATCAGCCGGACGACCTTGCGGCAGCGAATGAAGGACCTTGGCATCGTCGGACCCTCCGACGACGATCCATCCACCGACGAAGAGACGCCATGACTCGGAATCAGACGCTGTGCCCGACCAAGATCGTATGCACGCTGGGACCAGCCACCAACTCGAAAGAACGCGTGCGAGAGCTGGTCGAGGCAGGGATGGATGTCGCGCGACTGAACTTCTCGCACGGCACGCACGACGACCATCGGTGCAGCATCGAGTGGGTCCGAGAGGTCGCCCGCGATGCGGGCATCTACGTCGCCATCCTTCAGGACCTGTGCGGACCCAAGATACGCACTGGACCGATGACTAGCGGCTCCGTTCCGCTGACGGCAGGGGCCGTCTTCACGCTGACGTCGCGCGAGACGCCCGGTTCACCCGACGAAGTGTCGCTCAACTACGCGGGTCTCGTCAGCGAGCTGGAGCCGGGAGATGTCGTCCTCCTCGCGGATGGGGCGCTGGAGCTCCGCGTCGAACGCACGACGGAAACGGACGCCGTCTGCCGTGTCATCGCAGGCGGCGAGCTCGGTTCGCACAAGGGGATCAGTGTGCCGGGTCGAGTCCTCGCTCTGCCATCGATGACGGCGAAGGATCGCGCGGACTTGGAGTTCGGGTTGCGGCACGAGGTCGATTGGGTGGCGCTCTCGTTCGTCCGCGCGGCTTCGGATGTCGCGGAGGCGCGTCGCGCCATGGGCTCGCCGTCGCGCGCAGCGCCGATCATGGCGAAAGTCGAGAAGGCGGTGGCACTGGGCGAGCTCGACGCGATTCTCATGGAAGCCGACGGCGTGATGGTCGCTCGCGGCGACCTGGGAGTCGAGATCCCGATGGAAGAGGTCCCGTGGGTTCAGAAAGACATCATCCGCAAGGCGAACTTCGCCGGGATGCCCGTCATCACGGCGACGCAGATGCTGGAGTCGATGATTTCCAGTCCGAGACCGACGCGCGCCGAGATGACCGACATCGCGAACGCCATCCTCGACGGGACCGACGCGGTCATGCTCTCCGCCGAGACCGCCGTCGGAGCCTACCCCGTGCAGGCGGTCCGCACGATGAACGAGATCGCTCGCGCGGCTTCTGCTCACGCCCTTGCCGAGAGCCGAGCCCGCGCCGCGCCCCTGAGCGCTTCGTCCGACATTTCGGATGCGATCAGCCGTGCGGCGTGTCAGATGGCGGCGGCTGTGCAAGCGCGGTTCATCATCTGCTGCACCCGGTCGGGTCAGACGGCGAGGAGCGTTGCGAAGTGCCGTCCTCCCATGCCGATCGTCGCTGCCAGCCACCACGAGCGCGTCCTACGGGGCTTGCAGCTCTGCTGGGGTACGGTTCCTGTGAGGATCGACGCGCCGTCGGATACGGACGACATGGTCGCTAAGGCGAAGCGAGCCGTATTGTCCAGCGGCATGGGTCGGTACGGCGACCGCGTGGCAATCGTCGCAGGAACGCCCCTATCGGTCGAGGGCACCACGAACACGGTCAAGCTCGACGTGCTGTAGTGTCGACGAAGCCTAACCCGCCTAGAGGTCGCGGCGCCGAAACCAGAGAACGCCGCCCGTGACGACAACCACGACGTAGACCGCGACGTAGACTAGGTCCCAGACGGTCGCGGGCGGCCTCGTCACGATCGGCGGCACGATGGTGAGCTGGTTGGATCCGCCCATCTTGTCAACCCATAGGCCGATGCGGCCCGTCGGGACCAGGAACCCCGCCAGCGTGCCGGCAGCATCCAGGACGTCGGCAGACGGTCCTCTGCCCATACGTCGGATCACAGTGGCGGCCGCCCGGACCAAGCCATACTCCTGGGCTCCCACCACCCACGAGAAGAGCCCGAGCCCCATGCTGACCCAGATGGATGCGAACGTCGAATACGTCACTCCGAGCGTGATGAAAAGCATGGGGAACAGCAGCGACACGACGGACGCTCTCAGAACATCGCTCGGTATCTCCCCTGAACGAACCGTGAGCACCGCAGACAGAACGACCCCCAGCGCCAACAGGTAGGCGAGCAGCACGGCGTTCAGTCCGAGCCACTTTCCGACGACGATCATGTCGCGCCGGATCGGT
This region includes:
- a CDS encoding response regulator; protein product: MMSHRPPALPTRWRIRHQTVVPFAALIVLTIGLTAAATIVLLNRYADRSIDQALSRMLRMVTTTGSIFDAAMQANIKETLGADVITSDADGTIVSTTLPGADWDPETGRQIHALIRAEAPPSSSPRTVEVQGMTYRVLRGSVRRGGQIAFVTLLMPLSEVNRTKRQVAWAVVAIASVGIVLSVVVGSAIARTITTPIERLASATRELADGNWQSAPEVRGAGEVVELASAFGDMTERLRHAREELVQAERLATAGQLAATFAHEVRNPLSAIKLMLQLAAESTDDETIVPYIRNSLEEGDRLNGIVEGMLDFSRPAPLTKLPCDLADVVEREYRIVSERFADRPIRFACDVRNRPRVVVDAHAVGRAIANLLVNAVEAQPDGGEVSVSLDTQSASCVVEIADRGPGIEPDVARELFRPFFTTKARGSGLGLVTSRRCVELHGGSLRVENRPDGGARALPTVLHDEGSRQRAWARDVQTMRRAARRVVAGREPTGRRRASRHRAAHRGCALKTVLVIDDETRTTWAFEKFLSGDGYRALTANTAAEGIELARSESPDAVICDLRLPDMSGMDVLRRVRDLLPNAIIIIMTAYGTAQTTIEAIQHGAFDYLTKPLDLARLREVLTRAAQAQQARAHSATNDVEAPSEALPAVTLVGESPAMLDVYKLIGMLTTTRVTVLIEGESGTGKELVARAIHANSPSRAKPFTAVNCGALAESLLERELFGHERGAFTDAKEQSIGRIEATQDGALFLDEIGNTSPALQVKLLRALHEREYQRVGGTQTLPVRARIIAATNVPLDIAVREGKFRRDLYYRLKVVSVNLPPLRERRADIPLLAQHFLRRIADEMGQSVSAIDGDAMALLMACPWWGNVRELENALRRALVFSRGGVILSHHLPPEVREPVPGQEVEGTHAAFRAELAAVARRTEPGQVYRDVLALFDRAMIEYGLHAARGNQVRASRLLGISRTTLRQRMKDLGIVGPSDDDPSTDEETP
- the pyk gene encoding pyruvate kinase, whose product is MTRNQTLCPTKIVCTLGPATNSKERVRELVEAGMDVARLNFSHGTHDDHRCSIEWVREVARDAGIYVAILQDLCGPKIRTGPMTSGSVPLTAGAVFTLTSRETPGSPDEVSLNYAGLVSELEPGDVVLLADGALELRVERTTETDAVCRVIAGGELGSHKGISVPGRVLALPSMTAKDRADLEFGLRHEVDWVALSFVRAASDVAEARRAMGSPSRAAPIMAKVEKAVALGELDAILMEADGVMVARGDLGVEIPMEEVPWVQKDIIRKANFAGMPVITATQMLESMISSPRPTRAEMTDIANAILDGTDAVMLSAETAVGAYPVQAVRTMNEIARAASAHALAESRARAAPLSASSDISDAISRAACQMAAAVQARFIICCTRSGQTARSVAKCRPPMPIVAASHHERVLRGLQLCWGTVPVRIDAPSDTDDMVAKAKRAVLSSGMGRYGDRVAIVAGTPLSVEGTTNTVKLDVL